The region TTTTTTCTGAAAGTGCACAATAAAGTTCGTGTGGTAGCAAACTTTTCTTAGTCAATGTCAATTCTAGAATTTTAACTACTCGCACACACATGCCACCTATGATGTTTGTATCCTTAACCTCTGATTGCCAAGAGGAGATGTTATGCGCTAGGATAAGGCTCGTAGAAAATAGCTGTCAGTTGCGGGACCCCGTGTGTGTATAGTATACACGTTCTGCTCTCATAGCATTCGGCACTCCCtctattttaatttaatatacGTTTGACTTTTTTGGCACGTAATTTATTATAAGATGTAAAAGGTAATACTCATATATAACATTATCTTTATTGTAAATATTATTTTTACACCTCAAGATGCATGTCAAAAAGTCCAACATAGGTAGTACTGGTAGTAGCTCCATTGAATTAAATGCAATCTGCTAACTATTTAGCCCATTAACGTTTTGGCAATTTTAGTTGAGGATCATAATTATTTATACTAGATTACTATTATGTAATATAggtatatataaataaattagttTAAAGTGCGTTGACAGTAATAATAAAATAGTAAATTTATTCACTTATTCGTCACCCATCTTAAATGCATTGATCCTCTACCTACTACCTACTACTATGCAATGTTATTAAGAGTTTAATTTTGAAACTTCCACTGAAAATGATGAAACTTTTATCTTGACATGCATTTAAAAGTCAGTcattaaagattatgatgtctAAACGAATATGCGTTTTGTAAGTTTACCGAATTTCTTGATATCcatatgcttcaagataaatacAACAGACCCATCTATTATCTGTCACATCTGGTAATCTCTATGTCAATCTCCACTGCAACTTTTTGCTCATATATCTAATTTTATTTGATTGTTTAAATCTTCTTGCAACACAGGTCACATTTAAATAGTAAAGTGAAGAGAACAGAATCTGTCAGACAACCTTGTTGCCAATACCATGTCTAAAGCTGAAAGAGAAGTGAAGAAACCCGTGGTACTGTTGTATTATGATCCCTCTGCATTCTTAATTTATCCTATTTAATATGTTATTTAAGTATTTTGCCCTTATGATATAATGTACTGAGAAATTAACAGAATGACTTTCTTTGATATCAAAGATTTTCTTTCTGTGCCGTGTCTCCCTCCGCTATGTTATTACTTGATTAAATCTTTTTCACCGTGTAAGTTGTGACAACTGGCAATCTTAAAGCTTAATAGTAGAAGAGTTTCATCTTTTACTTAATATTGTCAGTTCAGGGTTGTTTTGTGTTTAGATTTATCGCTCACTTGAAAAACTATGTCTCATTTTTGTTGGGGTTAAATTgtgattttgaaaatattttatatCAATTACCCTGAATTTTACTTATTTAATTGAAAAAGGTGTATAGCAGAAAAAGTTTGGCTCTATTATTTCTTCTAATGTTGGTATCCttttgtgttttattttaaagTAAATTTTGGTAAGGCTGAGTATggtattttataattaaaaattagtgCCCATATATTCCATACTTAAAAAGAACAcaaaataagtaatttattttgCCCGTGTTACTAATAGATACATCAGTAATAATACAAAAAACTACAAAACTGTGTAGtgattttgattaaaatttaTGGAGGCTCCATGGGGTACCTAACATGTCTGAAGTATTTGTGTTGAAAATGAGATCCAATGCAGCATACATATTATGTCTTCACTGCCATAGACTTTATAAACTCTGTATGCTGAATTCATGTGGTTTTATTCTTATGATACTTTACTGTGGTTTCTAGACAATGGAATCTTATGCATGGATTCAAACTGCTGAAGGTTCCTTACAAGTAGTGGACCGTGAGGTTGCAAAAGTATGCCCCAAAATTCTTCATGAAATGAAGTCAGGAGTTGGATCTTCGAAGAACAATCCTATAACACTACCTGAAGAAATTAAACCTACTACTTTGAGTTTAGTGATTGACTACTGCAGATTTCATCTAGGACGCCACACCTACGAGGTTAGATATAATTTCTTGAAACCTATGATCAGCATGCCTTTTCTTATCTTGACTAAGACTGTTGTAAAATCATATATACTTCTCCCAACTATAAGATGACTAAAATTAAAAAATGCATCACAAAAAATCTACTTCGTTACATTTGCCAATAAAATTAGAATGGGGATACGAGAAGTTCATCTTTAAAAGGTTGAATAATGTGCAGAGTTTAAGGTTTCAGGTAAGTCTTTGAATTTAAAGCAGTGATCAGTAACTATGTAAGCAAGTGAAAACAACAGAATTGATTCCCATGGTATAATATGTGGCAGAATTTCCTTTGCAATAGGATGAAGGACATCAAAAATTTATTTTAGAGTTGATTTCTTTTGAATAGGCGCACAAGAGTTTTGATGAGACATTCCTCCAAAGGGATGTAACAAGTCTATCGGAGTTGCTTAAACTTTCAAACTACCTGCAACTGGGACAACTGTTTGGAAGCACCAAAAAAGCATTGGCCGAAAAGATTGGTAATAAATCTACTGAAGAGCTAGGCCGTATGCTGAACATAAAGATAACTGAGGATCTTTCAGAGGTTTTCTTCTTGTAACCAGAATTCTTAGTGTCTAATATCCTGCAGCGAAACATATCATGTTTTCTTTCTTTTGTTAATCTGATGTTGACTAAGCAAATGGGCAGGTCGAAAAGTTGAAATCACGGGAGTGCCCATAGACTTTGTAAACTCTGTATGCTAAATTCATATGGTTTTATTCTTATGATACTTTATTGTGGTTTCTAGACAATGGAATCCTATGCATGGATTCAAACTGCTGAAGGTTCCATACAAGTAGTGGAACGTGAAGTTgcaataacatgccccaaaatTCTTCATGAAATGAAGTCAGGAGTTGGATCTTCGAAGAACAATCCTATAACACTACCTGAAAAAGTTAAACCTACTACTTTGAGTTTAGTGATTGACTACTGCAGATTTCATCTAGGACGCCACTCCTACGAGGTTAGATATAATTGCTTGAAACCTATGATCGGCATGCCTTTTCTTATATTGACTAAGACTGTTGTAAAATCATATATACTTCTCCCAACTATACGATGACTAAAATTAAAAAATGCATCACAAAAAATCTACTTCCTTACATTTGCCTATAAAATTAGAACGGGGATACAAGAAGTTCATCTTTAAAAGGTTGAATAATGTGCAGAATTTAAGGTTTCAGGTAACTCGTTGAATTTAAAGCAGTGATCATAGCTATGTAAGCAAGTGAATATAAAAGAATTGATTCCCATGGTATAATATGTGGCAGAATTTCCTTTGCAATAGGATGAAGGacattaaaaatttattttagaGTTGATTTCATTTTGAATAGGCGCACAAGAGTTTTGATGAGACATTCCTCCAAAGGGATGTAATAAGTCTATTGGAGTTGCTTATACTTTCAAACTACCTGCAACTGGGACAACTGTTTGGAAGCACCAAAAAAGCATTGGCCGAAAAGATTGGTAATAAATCTACTGAAGAGCTAG is a window of Apium graveolens cultivar Ventura chromosome 11, ASM990537v1, whole genome shotgun sequence DNA encoding:
- the LOC141697362 gene encoding SKP1-like protein 20 isoform X1; this translates as MSKAEREVKKPVTMESYAWIQTAEGSLQVVDREVAKVCPKILHEMKSGVGSSKNNPITLPEEIKPTTLSLVIDYCRFHLGRHTYEAHKSFDETFLQRDVTSLSELLKLSNYLQLGQLFGSTKKALAEKIGNKSTEELGRMLNIKITEDLSETMESYAWIQTAEGSIQVVEREVAITCPKILHEMKSGVGSSKNNPITLPEKVKPTTLSLVIDYCRFHLGRHSYEAHKSFDETFLQRDVISLLELLILSNYLQLGQLFGSTKKALAEKIGNKSTEELGRMLNIKITEDLSEVEKLKSRECPNHETQMRLLKKLYSNRRKSSVKNVEELKDFLTGVNPKPDKDTREVNDLVSFINGDGDIKGVETTKEKNKNNQEELKKTFSSRAASTKASTSEKVIEKKDEAINAMDSANSSGSGSETVYLLGTQDEICNVNEDTFYDNWDPVKEAETTRIVEAFARSLNLDPAQIYGDPESDFSCYKL
- the LOC141697362 gene encoding SKP1-like protein 20 isoform X2, which encodes MSKAEREVKKPVTMESYAWIQTAEGSLQVVDREVAKVCPKILHEMKSGVGSSKNNPITLPEEIKPTTLSLVIDYCRFHLGRHTYEAHKSFDETFLQRDVTSLSELLKLSNYLQLGQLFGSTKKALAEKIGNKSTEELGRMLNIKITEDLSETMESYAWIQTAEGSIQVVEREVAITCPKILHEMKSGVGSSKNNPITLPEKVKPTTLSLVIDYCRFHLGRHSYEAHKSFDETFLQRDVISLLELLILSNYLQLGQLFGSTKKALAEKIGNKSTEELGRMLNIKITEDLSEVEKLKSRECPNHETQMRLLKKLYSNRRKSSVKNVEELKDFLTGVNPKPDKDTREVNDLVSFINGDGDIKGVETTKEKNKNNQEELKKTFSSRAASTKASTSEKVIEKKDEVN